aaaaaaaacactaaagccATCCATTCATGTGATTGCTGGTCAATACATCCAAAATCTTCAATCCTGATGTACGTCGGTCATTTCCTGATAACAATGTACATCAAAACGTAGCGTTTATATAGATGGATATTCTAATTTTATGAAAAACATATTTGCGACACCTATCAAAACAAAAGTGACAGGAACAATAGCATGAATCGGAAACCGCTGATACCGCATTTCATGGGACAGGTGACGCATCGAGGCAGTTAATAATTTGAACCCTTAACATTAAAGTCAATAGCTAAttgttgttttgtagaaaggttttaaaaaaaacccaaccttGTCAGTTGTGATTCTATTCAGAATTTTAAAAGCTAAAAATCCCTTTCTTCTACACCCCTTCTTTTAGCCCATATTTTGACCAGCTGAATTGACCTTTTACAAACTGCTATTCATACAAAAACTAAAAGTGCTGTTGCTCAGCAATCCTTTGTGACATTGTTCCTCATGTCTGATTAGGAACAAACGGATCCGACCAGTACCCGCTGGTTGCATTTGGTGTCTATGGAAGTTTATGAAATGGTAGTCCTTGTGGAAAAGTACGGTTATGAAGAAAATCTAGGCTTGTTCCGAAtgtgtttgttaaatatttCCTATTTTTAAGAATACTTGTAGAGCTCTTTTATTTTCAATCAGTCTATTTGAAAAGTCTTCTAACTTGTGAACAGAATGATGATTGTCTAAAAAGTAGTCTTTCTCATTTTGATAGGGGTCCGAAGTGAAAAGAGGCAGTTCTCCTGCTTATTCGGTAGGCATAAAATTACATCTTGAACTACGGTTTATTCTGTTAAGGGTGTTCAATACAAAGACTGAACCATACGGAAATGAATCTGCAATGAGAGATTGCTATCGTTATGCCTCAAATCTGTCATGGGAATTTCAAGCAATACTTTTGTTTTACATTGAGTCATTTGATTAAATGTTAGAGTAAAGGCTTGATGCAAGATCAGTTTATATCCAAACTAAGATATGAATAAGTCTGAAGatattgtattaaaataataacCATTGAATATGAAGCATATGATTTAATCTTTCAGACTCCGGAGAAGAAACAGTCAGAAACACCTAGAGGCAGAAAAAGGAAACCTGAGCTCCAGTCAGAGAGCAGCCAAGGTGATTGTCTTAATGTAAAACTGGTTCCCTTTCTGCTCATTCTTGCATTTAATCTTCAAAATATTAAATTCATTCTTTTCCTTTTACAGGGAAATCAATTGCGCGAGGACCCAAAATAAGTGATTATTTTGATGTAAGTTTTCCTACATGTTAAGGAGGTGTTGAGCGAGTATTATGTGCTGCGTTAGTCTTTCAACCACTGTGGTTTACTCGATATCCTGTCTCTAAATGACTGTACTGTGATTTTAAAATGGGTTAATAAAAGCCACAGTGGGTCTGCTGCTGTCAAATGTTGGGCCGTGATGTCACCTTTGTATCTCTTAAACCTTTTTAGTTTCAGGCAGGAAATGGCTCCAGTCCTGTCCGAGGTCTCCCACCAGTGATTCGATCGCCCCAGAACTCCCATTCCCTCTCCGCTCAGGGTATCAATGTAAGAAACGCCAAACGTGTActtgcttctttttttggtgTTGTCCCCTCCTTTTTAAAGGactatctgtctctctctcctgttgCAGGTTGGACAAAATAGTTCACCTCCTACTAGTCTGTCTTTTGGGGACCACCTGACGCAGCCAAAGCAACTAGCAGTCAAATTTGTTCAGGTGAGGAGGGATTGTGACCATTCAGGACTTCAGCAGCTCTTTTGTAgtcgctcctttttttttttttctcttcttggcAGCTTTTTAATAAACTTCTTTTGTTGTATTCCGCTCCAGACCGACCTCACAGTGTTAAAGCTGGCTGCCCTGGAAAGCACTAAGAACCTTGACCTCGAAAAGAAGGAGGGGAGAATAGATGACTTGCTTCGGGTAAGGTGGAAGCCTTACTGTTAACTGCTTTGCAGAAAGGTTTGACTGAGCTCATGTGTCACTTAAATGCAAAACTAATCAGTCCATGTTTGCCAAAGCATTGTTTAATAATAGAACCAACTAATTTGTTTTAATCCTCTACATTATgattggtattttttttaaagattttaaacTATTGTATTAAAAGCATAATTTAATAAattgatttatcttttttttgctttctagGCAAACTGTGATCTCAGGAGACAGATAGATGAACAACAAAAATTACTTGAAAAGTACAAGGAACGCTTGAATAAATGCATTACTATGAGCAAGAAGTTGCTCATAGAAAAggtaaatattgtttttcttaacCCTTTATTAACACCCAATATACCCTTTTTATATGTCTGCAGGTTGTTATGCAAAACTTTTATCTTGTGATGTTCTTCAGAGCACACAGGAGAAGCAGGCCTGCCGGGAGAAAAGCATGCAAGATCGACTTCGTTTAGGCCATTTCACTACAGTGAGACATGGAGCGTCATTCACAGAGCAGTGGACTGATGGCTATGCCTTCCAGAACCTTGTGAAGTAAGGAGCTTTTCTACTCTTAGTGACCATCTTcttgctgcgtgtgtgtgcgtgtgtcaaaaAAATcagcttatttttttaatcatggtGTTTCATGGTTTCAAATTAATTGATTTCTAAAGCAGACCTTGAGAAGGGGTATCGAAGTGTTTCTAGTGTACTTCAACAAAAAGCTCTTTCCATCTGCAGACAGCAAGAGTGTACAAACCAACAGAGAGAGGAAATTGAGAGGCAGAGAAAACTTCTAGCCAAGAGGAAACCTCCATCCTCTACCAACGCCCAAGCACCAACCACAAACTCTGAGCCAAAGCAACGCAAAACAAAGGCGGTGAATGGCGCAGAGAGCGACCCCTTTCTAAAACCCAGCCTACCTCAGCTGTAAGTAAATCACCTGTCAATCGCCAGGCAAATGTGTTGTCATTTTGGCTTGATCCTTTGTTATATTCGGCCGTTGCGAAGCAACTTTAACAACACGTTATGCACAAAATCAAAAGTTTCTTATCTCTTTGTTGGAAAGGCTGACCCTAGCAGAATACCACGAACAGGAAGAGATCTTCAAACTGCGACTCGGACATCTTAAGAAGGTTTTCCCCACATTCCTTTTAATGCCgctattaaaatattcatttattttcacatctCACCCTAAGTAAAACCTTAAATACTGAGTGCACAACTAGTCTGCTGTGTACGAGAGGGTTTTTGAGGCACTCTCCTCCTTTTAGTAAGAGTTTTTAACTTCCTTCTGTGTGCTTGAATCATTTATAGGAAGAGGCTGAGATCCAGGCGGAGCTGGAGCGTCTGGAGAGAGTGCGCAACCTTCACATTCGGGAGCTGAAGAGAATAAATAATGAGGACAGTTCACAGTGAGTCTGAGTCAATCTCTTTCCCACTTACTGCATTGACATTGGAACATGATGTTCACACAAGGGCCGTGTCCTCATCCATAGTGGTCATATTGAGCTACGGCCCAATGGATGATGCTTGTTTAAAAatgccatttttattttatatatttttttctctatCCAAAGATTTAAAGATCATCCAACGTTGAATGAACGATATCTGCTCCTACACCTTCTGGGAAGAGGGGGCTTTAGTGAAGTTTACAAGGTGAGTCATTGACTGTTACAGGTGTCAAGCTGAAATAATTTCATGTAATAACGTTTTTGTGCATATGCTCTGCAGGCCTTTGACTTGATTGAGCAACGATATGCTGCTGTAAAAATCCATCAACTTAACAAGAactggagagaggagaaaaaggagaactATCACAAGTATGTTGGCCAATGTGGAAATGTGTGACCTCACCTGCAGTTTACAAGTGTTTGAAATTCGACAAACTTAATTGAGCGTTTCTGATGTGCTTTGCCTGCATAGTTTAGTTATTCCCGTTTATAAGCCCAGACGCCTCACGCTGTGGTTGCTAATAGAAGCAAAACCATCTTCCTCTCCGCAGACATGCGTGCCGAGAGTACAGAATACACAAGGAGCTGGACCACCCCAGAATAGTGAAACTTTATGACTACTTCTCATTGGACACCGACACGTTAGTGCACTTGAATCATTGTTTTTGACACTTTCTGTTGAGGGTTTCTGTTGGATGTGCGCCttaaatactctttttttttttttttttcttttcctgcgtTCACTAGGTTTTGCACCGTCATGGAGTACTGCGAAGGCAATGACTTGGATTTCTACTTGAAACAGCATAAGCTAATGTCCGAGAAGGAGGCGCGGTCTATCGTCATGCAGATTGTGAACGCATTAAGATACCTGAATGAAATCAAACCTCCCATCATCCATTACGACCTTAAGCCAGGTAAACGCACGCCTCTGGACTAGCGGCGCATCACGCCGATGTAACGTGTCGGTGGCACAGTGAGGCCAGTCGAGCGAgttcaagcagcagcagcagtcgggTCTTTTGTGCTGActgcttttactttgatttCAAGGCAATATCTTGTTGGTGGATGGCACGGCCTGTGGGGAAATCAAAATCACTGACTTCGGTCTGTCAAAAATCATGGATGATGACAACTACGGCGTGGATGGGATGGACCTGACATCACAGGGCGCAGGCACCTATTGGTGAGACTAAAGCTCCCACAAACACATCTGATACAAATCACTGTCTAGTGCTCCGTATCTCTCCATCCTGTTTATCCGTTTGATACGGTCACTAAACGCCAAGTCAGCTTTTTTTGGCTATGCATCTTTGTACATAGATTGAGAAAGAATCGTTGCCTCCCAGATTGTACTTTAATTTCAGTCGATAACTTTGATTTCCATTAAATTATTATGTCCAGGTACTTGCCTCCTGAATGTTTTGTCGTTGGCAAAGAACCTCCAAAGATCTCCAATAAGGTGGACGTGTGGTCTGTGGGTGTCATCTTTTTTCAGTGTCTGTATGGAAGGAAGGTGAGGAAAACAATGCAAATTCTACCCTTGGATGTTTTTTCGATCTCTTGAATCATTTTTGACAACTGCTCCAACTTCTTCTTCAGCCTTTTGGCCACAATCAGTCCCAACAGGACATCCTGCAAGAGAACACCATACTGAAAGCCACGGATGTTCAGTTCCCTGTCAAGCCTGTTTCCAGCAATGAGGCAAAGGTAGGGGAACGTGCTTCCGGAAAGGACACTGCCATTTTAAAATGAGTCATGAGCTGTcaacaaaatcatttttatcattttttaaaacatccaaTTGACGGGCACATTTTTGACGCCCTCCCCCTCTAGGCCTTCATCAGGCGGTGCTTGGCATACAGGAAGGAGGACCGGATCGACGTTCACCAGATGGGAAGCGACCCGTACCTGCTCCCTCACATGCGAAGGTCAAGCTCCTCTGGAAATCTGCAGATAAACGCGGCGGGTCTGG
The window above is part of the Gasterosteus aculeatus chromosome 16, fGasAcu3.hap1.1, whole genome shotgun sequence genome. Proteins encoded here:
- the tlk1a gene encoding serine/threonine-protein kinase tousled-like 1 isoform X2, whose translation is MDELNSLDPRRQELLEARFMGGVGGSTGGSTGSTSAGTKGLTNNECSNQSFGSLGSSSDKESEGSEVKRGSSPAYSTPEKKQSETPRGRKRKPELQSESSQGKSIARGPKISDYFDFQAGNGSSPVRGLPPVIRSPQNSHSLSAQGINVGQNSSPPTSLSFGDHLTQPKQLAVKFVQTDLTVLKLAALESTKNLDLEKKEGRIDDLLRANCDLRRQIDEQQKLLEKYKERLNKCITMSKKLLIEKSTQEKQACREKSMQDRLRLGHFTTVRHGASFTEQWTDGYAFQNLVKQQECTNQQREEIERQRKLLAKRKPPSSTNAQAPTTNSEPKQRKTKAVNGAESDPFLKPSLPQLLTLAEYHEQEEIFKLRLGHLKKEEAEIQAELERLERVRNLHIRELKRINNEDSSQFKDHPTLNERYLLLHLLGRGGFSEVYKAFDLIEQRYAAVKIHQLNKNWREEKKENYHKHACREYRIHKELDHPRIVKLYDYFSLDTDTFCTVMEYCEGNDLDFYLKQHKLMSEKEARSIVMQIVNALRYLNEIKPPIIHYDLKPGNILLVDGTACGEIKITDFGLSKIMDDDNYGVDGMDLTSQGAGTYWYLPPECFVVGKEPPKISNKVDVWSVGVIFFQCLYGRKPFGHNQSQQDILQENTILKATDVQFPVKPVSSNEAKAFIRRCLAYRKEDRIDVHQMGSDPYLLPHMRRSSSSGNLQINAAGLGPASSSIVSY
- the tlk1a gene encoding serine/threonine-protein kinase tousled-like 1 isoform X1 encodes the protein MDIKWISTMDELNSLDPRRQELLEARFMGGVGGSTGGSTGSTSAGTKGLTNNECSNQSFGSLGSSSDKESEGSEVKRGSSPAYSTPEKKQSETPRGRKRKPELQSESSQGKSIARGPKISDYFDFQAGNGSSPVRGLPPVIRSPQNSHSLSAQGINVGQNSSPPTSLSFGDHLTQPKQLAVKFVQTDLTVLKLAALESTKNLDLEKKEGRIDDLLRANCDLRRQIDEQQKLLEKYKERLNKCITMSKKLLIEKSTQEKQACREKSMQDRLRLGHFTTVRHGASFTEQWTDGYAFQNLVKQQECTNQQREEIERQRKLLAKRKPPSSTNAQAPTTNSEPKQRKTKAVNGAESDPFLKPSLPQLLTLAEYHEQEEIFKLRLGHLKKEEAEIQAELERLERVRNLHIRELKRINNEDSSQFKDHPTLNERYLLLHLLGRGGFSEVYKAFDLIEQRYAAVKIHQLNKNWREEKKENYHKHACREYRIHKELDHPRIVKLYDYFSLDTDTFCTVMEYCEGNDLDFYLKQHKLMSEKEARSIVMQIVNALRYLNEIKPPIIHYDLKPGNILLVDGTACGEIKITDFGLSKIMDDDNYGVDGMDLTSQGAGTYWYLPPECFVVGKEPPKISNKVDVWSVGVIFFQCLYGRKPFGHNQSQQDILQENTILKATDVQFPVKPVSSNEAKAFIRRCLAYRKEDRIDVHQMGSDPYLLPHMRRSSSSGNLQINAAGLGPASSSIVSY
- the tlk1a gene encoding serine/threonine-protein kinase tousled-like 1 isoform X4, with translation MDELNSLDPRRQELLEARFMGGVGGSTGGSTGSTSAGTKGLTNNECSNQSFGSLGSSSDKESETPEKKQSETPRGRKRKPELQSESSQGKSIARGPKISDYFDFQAGNGSSPVRGLPPVIRSPQNSHSLSAQGINVGQNSSPPTSLSFGDHLTQPKQLAVKFVQTDLTVLKLAALESTKNLDLEKKEGRIDDLLRANCDLRRQIDEQQKLLEKYKERLNKCITMSKKLLIEKSTQEKQACREKSMQDRLRLGHFTTVRHGASFTEQWTDGYAFQNLVKQQECTNQQREEIERQRKLLAKRKPPSSTNAQAPTTNSEPKQRKTKAVNGAESDPFLKPSLPQLLTLAEYHEQEEIFKLRLGHLKKEEAEIQAELERLERVRNLHIRELKRINNEDSSQFKDHPTLNERYLLLHLLGRGGFSEVYKAFDLIEQRYAAVKIHQLNKNWREEKKENYHKHACREYRIHKELDHPRIVKLYDYFSLDTDTFCTVMEYCEGNDLDFYLKQHKLMSEKEARSIVMQIVNALRYLNEIKPPIIHYDLKPGNILLVDGTACGEIKITDFGLSKIMDDDNYGVDGMDLTSQGAGTYWYLPPECFVVGKEPPKISNKVDVWSVGVIFFQCLYGRKPFGHNQSQQDILQENTILKATDVQFPVKPVSSNEAKAFIRRCLAYRKEDRIDVHQMGSDPYLLPHMRRSSSSGNLQINAAGLGPASSSIVSY
- the tlk1a gene encoding serine/threonine-protein kinase tousled-like 1 isoform X3, with the translated sequence MDIKWISTMDELNSLDPRRQELLEARFMGGVGGSTGGSTGSTSAGTKGLTNNECSNQSFGSLGSSSDKESETPEKKQSETPRGRKRKPELQSESSQGKSIARGPKISDYFDFQAGNGSSPVRGLPPVIRSPQNSHSLSAQGINVGQNSSPPTSLSFGDHLTQPKQLAVKFVQTDLTVLKLAALESTKNLDLEKKEGRIDDLLRANCDLRRQIDEQQKLLEKYKERLNKCITMSKKLLIEKSTQEKQACREKSMQDRLRLGHFTTVRHGASFTEQWTDGYAFQNLVKQQECTNQQREEIERQRKLLAKRKPPSSTNAQAPTTNSEPKQRKTKAVNGAESDPFLKPSLPQLLTLAEYHEQEEIFKLRLGHLKKEEAEIQAELERLERVRNLHIRELKRINNEDSSQFKDHPTLNERYLLLHLLGRGGFSEVYKAFDLIEQRYAAVKIHQLNKNWREEKKENYHKHACREYRIHKELDHPRIVKLYDYFSLDTDTFCTVMEYCEGNDLDFYLKQHKLMSEKEARSIVMQIVNALRYLNEIKPPIIHYDLKPGNILLVDGTACGEIKITDFGLSKIMDDDNYGVDGMDLTSQGAGTYWYLPPECFVVGKEPPKISNKVDVWSVGVIFFQCLYGRKPFGHNQSQQDILQENTILKATDVQFPVKPVSSNEAKAFIRRCLAYRKEDRIDVHQMGSDPYLLPHMRRSSSSGNLQINAAGLGPASSSIVSY